The DNA window GAAACGCCGCAAGATTCAGGTCAAAGCCAATCTGGGCGACAAGATTGACCCCAAGCTGATCGTGATTCAACACCGGCAAACCTACGTCGAAGCCAAAGAAACCAAGTAATGACCGGCCCCGCGTTAGATCATCAGCAAGCCATTCGCGAGAACGTTGCCCAGATTCGGCAGCGTATCGCGGCGGCTTGCGCGCGCGCCGGACGTGCTGCCGCCGAAGTCACCCTGGTCGCCGTCAGCAAAACGGTTGAATCCGCGCGCATCCGCGCCGCCCTTGCTGCGGGCATTCGCGTGTTGGGCGAGAACCGCGTGCAGGAAGCACAGAGCAAGCTGGAAGAGTTGCGCACGCTGAGTGTCGAACAACAAGTGCAATGGCATTTGATCGGGCATCTGCAATCGAACAAGGCGCGGCGCGCGGTCGAACTGTTTGACGCCGTGCATTCGGTGGATAGTTTGAAGCTGGCTGAAAAGCTGGCGCAGGCGGCGGCGGAACTGGGCAAGCGGCTGCCGGTCTTTCTCGAAGTCAATCTGGGCGGCGAGGATTCAAAAGCAGGCCTCGCGCCGGCAGCAGTTTCGCCTTTGTGCGAGGCGGTCAGCAAATTGGACGCGCTCGAACTGA is part of the Acidobacteriota bacterium genome and encodes:
- a CDS encoding YggS family pyridoxal phosphate-dependent enzyme is translated as MTGPALDHQQAIRENVAQIRQRIAAACARAGRAAAEVTLVAVSKTVESARIRAALAAGIRVLGENRVQEAQSKLEELRTLSVEQQVQWHLIGHLQSNKARRAVELFDAVHSVDSLKLAEKLAQAAAELGKRLPVFLEVNLGGEDSKAGLAPAAVSPLCEAVSKLDALELKGLMAVPPFLDDVEAVRPFFRRLRELRDAAVQAGVVGPAFRELSMGMSNDFEVAIEEGATFVRVGTALFGARQYV